Proteins encoded by one window of Arabidopsis thaliana chromosome 2, partial sequence:
- a CDS encoding AIG2-like (avirulence induced gene) family protein (AIG2-like (avirulence induced gene) family protein; FUNCTIONS IN: molecular_function unknown; INVOLVED IN: biological_process unknown; LOCATED IN: endomembrane system; EXPRESSED IN: 11 plant structures; EXPRESSED DURING: 7 growth stages; CONTAINS InterPro DOMAIN/s: Butirosin biosynthesis, BtrG-like (InterPro:IPR013024), AIG2-like (InterPro:IPR009288); BEST Arabidopsis thaliana protein match is: AIG2-like (avirulence induced gene) family protein (TAIR:AT4G31310.1); Has 251 Blast hits to 251 proteins in 77 species: Archae - 22; Bacteria - 48; Metazoa - 0; Fungi - 44; Plants - 104; Viruses - 0; Other Eukaryotes - 33 (source: NCBI BLink).) — protein MSGTVTMHSVFVYGSLMADDVVRLLLNRIPQTASATLPDLFSIKGRVYPAIIPAKSDKVSGKVLFGITDDELNVLDEFEDVEYERENVQVLLTDSSDEKLQTKTYVWAKKDDPDLYGTWDFEEWKQLHMEGFLKMTKEFAEELNLPKSEI, from the exons atgagtggTACAGTGACAATGCACAGTGTCTTCGTCTACGGCAGTCTCATGGCGGACGACGTCGTTCGTCTCCTCCTCAACCGTATCCCTCAAACCGCTTCCGCAACCCTCCCTGATTT ATTCAGCATCAAAGGTCGTGTTTATCCGGCGATTATACCAGCTAAGTCTGATAAAGTCTCTGGAAAG GTGTTATTTGGAATCACAGATGATGAACTTAATGTTTTAGATGAGTTTGAGGATGTTGAGTATGAAAGAGAGAATGTTCAAGTTTTGTTAACA GATAGTTCAGACGAGAAActgcaaacaaaaacctaCGTTTGGGCCAAGAAAGATGATCCTGACCTATACGGGACATGGGATTTCGAG GAATGGAAGCAACTTCACATGGAAGGTTTCTTGAAGATGACTAAAGAATTTGCTGAAGAGTTGAATTTACCGAAATCCGAGATATGA
- a CDS encoding SMAD/FHA domain protein (BEST Arabidopsis thaliana protein match is: SMAD/FHA domain-containing protein (TAIR:AT3G20550.1); Has 194 Blast hits to 194 proteins in 92 species: Archae - 0; Bacteria - 0; Metazoa - 118; Fungi - 33; Plants - 30; Viruses - 0; Other Eukaryotes - 13 (source: NCBI BLink).) → MIEKHGVRCFELSRKLAEETNIYKGITLLFNNPVDNRKPKERWRLYHFKDGEPLKETLCIHYQICYLFGRERKIRHSY, encoded by the coding sequence ATGATTGAAAAACATGGTGTGCGATGTTTTGAGCTATCGAGGAAACTTGCTGAAGAAACCAACATATACAAAGGTATCACACTCCTCTTCAATAATCCCGTAGATAATAGAAAACCCAAAGAAAGATGGAGACTTTATCATTTTAAGGATGGTGAACCACTGAAAGAGACACTTTGCATTCATTACCAAATTTGCTACCTCTTTGGACGTGAGAGAAAGATCCGACATTCCTACTAA
- a CDS encoding AIG2-like (avirulence induced gene) family protein (AIG2-like (avirulence induced gene) family protein; FUNCTIONS IN: molecular_function unknown; INVOLVED IN: biological_process unknown; LOCATED IN: endomembrane system; EXPRESSED IN: 11 plant structures; EXPRESSED DURING: 7 growth stages; CONTAINS InterPro DOMAIN/s: Butirosin biosynthesis, BtrG-like (InterPro:IPR013024), AIG2-like (InterPro:IPR009288); BEST Arabidopsis thaliana protein match is: AIG2-like (avirulence induced gene) family protein (TAIR:AT4G31310.1); Has 295 Blast hits to 295 proteins in 95 species: Archae - 25; Bacteria - 69; Metazoa - 0; Fungi - 52; Plants - 102; Viruses - 0; Other Eukaryotes - 47 (source: NCBI BLink).), protein MSGTVTMHSVFVYGSLMADDVVRLLLNRIPQTASATLPDFHRFSIKGRVYPAIIPAKSDKVSGKVLFGITDDELNVLDEFEDVEYERENVQVLLTDSSDEKLQTKTYVWAKKDDPDLYGTWDFEEWKQLHMEGFLKMTKEFAEELNLPKSEI, encoded by the exons atgagtggTACAGTGACAATGCACAGTGTCTTCGTCTACGGCAGTCTCATGGCGGACGACGTCGTTCGTCTCCTCCTCAACCGTATCCCTCAAACCGCTTCCGCAACCCTCCCTGATTT CCATAGATTCAGCATCAAAGGTCGTGTTTATCCGGCGATTATACCAGCTAAGTCTGATAAAGTCTCTGGAAAG GTGTTATTTGGAATCACAGATGATGAACTTAATGTTTTAGATGAGTTTGAGGATGTTGAGTATGAAAGAGAGAATGTTCAAGTTTTGTTAACA GATAGTTCAGACGAGAAActgcaaacaaaaacctaCGTTTGGGCCAAGAAAGATGATCCTGACCTATACGGGACATGGGATTTCGAG GAATGGAAGCAACTTCACATGGAAGGTTTCTTGAAGATGACTAAAGAATTTGCTGAAGAGTTGAATTTACCGAAATCCGAGATATGA
- a CDS encoding SAUR-like auxin-responsive protein family (SAUR-like auxin-responsive protein family; CONTAINS InterPro DOMAIN/s: Auxin responsive SAUR protein (InterPro:IPR003676); BEST Arabidopsis thaliana protein match is: SAUR-like auxin-responsive protein family (TAIR:AT4G31320.1); Has 1369 Blast hits to 1358 proteins in 26 species: Archae - 0; Bacteria - 0; Metazoa - 0; Fungi - 0; Plants - 1368; Viruses - 0; Other Eukaryotes - 1 (source: NCBI BLink).), with translation MEAKKSNKIREIVKLQQLLKKWRKQAIASKAANNNNEDNNSSGGGSKSIKFLKRTLSFTDVTAVPKGYLAVSVGLEKKRYTIPTEYLSHQAFYVLLREAEEEFGFQQAGVLRIPCEVSVFESILKIMEEKNEGYLVTPITAKQECKFNAAADDKTSYQHPSDCPKTPSHQPHNSPMCR, from the coding sequence ATGGAAGCCAAGAAGTCAAACAAGATCAGAGAGATCGTTAAGCTTCAACAGCTTCTCAAGAAATGGCGAAAACAAGCAATTGCATCAAAAGCagccaacaacaacaacgaagACAACAATAGCAGTGGCGGGGGAAGCAAGAGCATCAAGTTTCTGAAGAGGACACTGTCATTTACAGATGTAACAGCTGTGCCTAAAGGGTATCTAGCTGTTTCGGTCgggttagagaagaagaggtaCACAATACCAACCGAGTACCTCAGCCATCAAGCTTTCTATGTTCTTCTGCGTGAGGCAGAAGAAGAGTTCGGGTTTCAACAAGCCGGTGTCTTGAGGATTCCTTGTgaagtttctgtttttgagaGCATATTGAAGATAATGGAGGAGAAGAACGAAGGGTACCTGGTGACGCCAATAACAGCTAAGCAGGAATGTAAGTTCAATGCAGCAGCAGATGATAAGACGAGTTACCAGCATCCATCAGACTGTCCTAAGACTCCTTCACACCAACCTCACAACAGCCCAATGTGCAGATAG
- a CDS encoding chaperone protein dnaJ-like protein (chaperone protein dnaJ-related; FUNCTIONS IN: molecular_function unknown; INVOLVED IN: biological_process unknown; LOCATED IN: chloroplast; Has 31 Blast hits to 31 proteins in 15 species: Archae - 0; Bacteria - 2; Metazoa - 1; Fungi - 0; Plants - 26; Viruses - 0; Other Eukaryotes - 2 (source: NCBI BLink).): MATWITLQPPISCYLRLMPSSAPSPASSTSRRKQRRLFKPFRCVPLQEQEPQLDQSQQGDDNAVILCEDCNGKGWLLCDFCKGQKTNVKSENNRIYRRCPTCKAVGFVLCRKCKVFKCVTFPNSEDGDELLF, translated from the exons atggcgacTTGGATAACGTTACAGCCTCCAATTTCATGTTATTTACGGCTGATGCCATCATCAGCGCCGTCGCCGGCTTCATCCACGTCGCGTCGAAAACAACGTCGTCTCTTTAAGCCATTTCGATGCGTTCCACTTCAAGAACAAGAGCCTCAGCTCGATCAGTCGCAGCAg GGAGACGACAATGCTGTGATTTTGTGTGAGGATTGTAACGGGAAAGGATGGTTGCTCTGCGATTTCTGTAAAGGACAGAAAACAAATGTGAAATCTGAGAATAATCGAATCTATCGACGATGTCCAACTTGTAAAGCT GTGGGATTTGTGTTGTGTAGAAAATGTAAAGTGTTCAAGTGTGTCACATTTCCTAACTCAGAAGACGGCGATGAACTTTTGTTCTAA